TATTTTGATTTTTATTCGTTCCATCGATAGAAATTAAAGTGTCAGCTACGGAAAGTGCGCATAATCAATTCAGTTAAACACGGAACAATTTAGTCAGCTGTGCCATCTAGTACGCCAGATGGTCGATGGTTTCGATATTTCGGTTGTGTGGTTACTTTAATTTATTGACAAAAATGTAACACTTCTATTTTAAATTGACTATGTTTTTACAACCGGAATGTGATATCTGTTTTATCCACGTTAAGTTATTTGTGTAAATATTGAAGGTGTTTTTATTCAACTAAGAACTCGTTGACACAAAAAGCGAAAATGTCTTCGAAGAGGTATTTAATTGTTTTTACTTCGTGTTTTTAAACTTGTAGAATTTTACGAACTCGCGAATGGAAGTTATTTATAGCAAGATGGAATCGTTTCTCAATCTTTAGCGCCTATCGTTTGTTATAGGAAACAATTGCACCGTATCGATTCTTTGTTTCTTTGTTAACCTGCATTATCAATTTAGTCACATTACTTGTTATACTCGAGATTACtttgtctctttttttttaaacaaatttaagaaatattaatcGTGGAAGGCTTCTAATTTATTTGATAATTACTGGGGCACATGAAATTTTATCTAATCCACTTGTAATCAAATGTGAATGAAAGATAACAGGCCTACATGTACCAGAACTCTTTTTATAAAATATCTCGTACGCTGTTATTTTTTCATATGataagaatgaaaaaaaaaacatatgGGAATACTTTTCTTTTGTACTATTTCACTTATCGTGCGATAGAAGTATCTCCTgtctaattaattattaaaatgtcCTTTAGTGAACTAAAAAAGTTGTCTGAAGAGAGTTTAACAAGACAGCCCGAGGAAGTGTTTGACATAATATGCAAGTTAGGAGAAGGGTAAGTAAAAGCACGCGTTGCGTGATGTATGATTTTGTAGTTGCTAATAGTTTGTGTCTCATCTGCACAGATCCTATGGATCAGTTTACAAAGCACTACATAAGGAAAGTGGACAGGTACTTGCCATTAAACAGGTGCCTGTTGATACAGATTTACAGGAAATTATAAAAGAAATTTCTATCATGCAGCAATGCGATTCTCCATATGTTGTTAAATATTATGGAAGCTATTTCAAAAACACTGATTTATGGGTAATTTTAGACATTATTTGCACaagaaatgaaatttttttatttacctGTTCTTTACTTATATTGACAGAAATATAATTTCATAGATTGTAATGGAATATTGCGGCGCTGGATCTGTGAGTGATATTATGAGGTTAAGGAAAAAGACTCTTCAAGAAGATGAGATAGCAACAATCCTCAGTGATACCTTAAAAGGCTTAGAATACCTTCATTTGAGAAGGAAAATACATAGGGACATTAAAGCAGGAAATATTTTACTCAATAACGAAGGACATGCAAAGCTAGCTGATTTCGGAGTAGCGGGACAACTAACTGTAAGCTGTGTGGTAGCTTAATGTATCATATCGCGAAAGAacgattttcctttttttaatttTGGCAATATCTTCTAGGATACAATGGCAAAACGTAACACAGTCATAGGAACTCCATTCTGGATGGCTCCAGAGGTAATACAAGAAATTGGATATGATTGTGTTGCAGACATATGGTCTCTTGGTATAACTGCTTTAGAAATGGCAGAAGGCAAACCACCTTACGGTGACATACATCCAATGAGAGCAATATTTATGATACCAACTAAACCACCACCTAGCTTTAGAGAACCTGATCAGTGGAGTCCTGAATTTATAGATTTCGTCAGTGGGTGCCTTGTTAAAAATCCAGAAGAAAGAGCTACTGCAACTGAGCTTTTAAATCATGAGTTTATAGGTATGATTCGGCATATTTGTAAGAAGCACGTTTGCATTCCGTTCGAACATCTAATGTAAACATTTCGTTGCAGGTAATGCCAAGCAACCAAGTATTCTGAGCCAAATGATCGCAGAAGCTCACGAAATACGGGAGAAGCAGAGTGCACATCGTGCTCATGTTATTAATAATGTAGCAATCAAGAATCAAAACCAAACAGAAGATTCGGTATATTTATATCAATTAATTACGTGTAAACGGTATTAAAAATATCTaacaatataataatcatttggTGTCTACCACAAGGACGAAGAGGACAGCAGTGGGACAATGAAACCTCTACCAGAGGACACGGGGACTTTGGTACCGACTCATGATCTTCCAGATACGGGTACACTAGTTTCAGCGATGTTAGACTTGGGAACAATGGTTATTAATAGTGATACTGATACTGAAGCAACTATGAAACGTAAGTAGAAATGATTTTGCAGCGAAACACGAGATAAAAATAAGGGCAACAAATATGATTAATTTTCAGGACATAATACAGGATCGGTTGAATCAGGAAAAAAATATCGACCACTATTTTTAGATCATTTTGATAAAAAGGAAGCACCTGAAATAGGAAAGGTGAGATCTGTAATACTTTGCATTCGTGTGTATTATATTATAAACGTAAATCGTGGATAAAATTGATTCTTCGATCGTTAGGGTAACGGACAAATATTTGGAGCTCACAATCAAGATAATGACAGCAAATTAGAATTGCGAAGCCCCACAGAATCTCAAAGGTTTCAAAGTCATTTACAATTACAGCTTAATCAGATTTCTCATCCGGTTCAAGAACAGCCTCACAATAACATATCCAAGTTCCAAAATGTCTTCACGGAACGTGATTTCGACTTCGTAAGTAATGAACTCGCTTATAAACTCTCTTAAAGGAATCAAAAGTAACCAGGGAGAAATTTTCCAATATTTCATACTATTCTTAAGTTTAATCGACGTAGTGCCGCTTTAGGCATCATTAAAAAAAACTTGAATATAGATAAACAACCATATCCTGCAGCTGAAGTTTCTCTCGTATGAGGAACTACAGCAACGGATGGCTAACCTGGATGCGGAAATGGAGAGGGAAATCGATGAGCTCAGAAGAAGGTATCAAACGAAGAGACAACCAATACTTGACGCCATCGATACCAAGCGGAAACGTCAGCAAAACTTCTAACAGTTTGGTTACTTTTTTTATGCAAATAAGTGTGATGACGATAGATAAAGGGTGTACAGTTGTATAAATGAATAGATTTTATTCGACTTGTTCTTAGTTTCATCAAAGGGAGGAGCATTGTCTACTGACCTGCAAAATGAATAATGACAGTCGAAAGTATTTTCTTCTGAAACAATGTTCTATCTCTTTGTGGATCAAGTACGGGTTATTAATACTAGCCAATAGCCTTACGTCACCAAAGTAAATTATTTTACATGACTTAGGTGAACAAATAATCGTTACatttaattttgtatcattataCGTGTCTATATGTACCATTTTATTTTGCTATTCCTTTAGGATTATTCTAAAATCTCCTTTCTGCTTTCTTTAGGAATTAAACCTAAACAAGAAAAAATTACTACGTCAAAAGTTGATATTCGATTTTCATCTTACACTAGTCACCTACAATGCCGTCTCTTTTTTCGCATCCATAATACTACATTATTAATACCACCACTGATACAAAACATACACATAAAAGTCATCCTGAAAATATGCGTACGTATTAATCTTAAAGTGGCACTGGGCTTGTAGAAAATTGTATGCATGGAAATGTGAATTCTAGAAACAGCCATTCATCTATGAACTTACACATCTTTCTCTACATTTTGTTGTCAGTCTACTACAAATTTATCGCGGATACATTACCCGCACCATCATCGCTGCTTATGACAGATTCTTCGATAACAATTAAAAGTTTATCAGATTCATGTTTTTAAACTGGTTGCTTCTAAAAAAACTCGAAAAAAATTTTTGTTAACTTTATCTTGATCGGTATTCATCTCGGAATATTGAAAACATTTTAATGAATCTATAAAGTTATCGGCGTGTTTATTCATTTTATCAGTATTAAAATATCAGTTATACTAAACAAATGAATGAACGCGTATTTTCTTCCAAATAATACTACAGAGTATTTGTTAGGGCCTGTTAATCGTATGCGTTGATATATCGTATACTCGAGAAGCAATTTCAGACAAGCGAAGAAACTTGGAACGTGTTGAAGAATTTACTCCTTTTTTACTGCCATAGGTGTATCACGCGTTTATTTATCGATATTTAAGTTAACAGAACGTTCAGTTCTAAAGTTTCGCGAATACAAATTGTAAATTATTTAATAGTATCATCTTACCGTGCAAGACTGCGGTCGGTGATAGTATTTCAAAGTAAAAATATTTGGTGAATTAATTTCTCGAAATTGATATTATAATTCGTTAAGTCAGTATTTAAATTATAGAGATAATCATCATAGAATAATTCAAATAATTTTTAGATTTATATGTAATTTCCATCGCATTGAAACATTTTTCAAATCATTTGAAATCTTCATATAAATTATCATTATATTGTTTTAACGCTTTAACGAAAAGTTTAACGAATCATACCGAAAAAACAATAACGCGTGTACGTACCGTTAAGGATATCATGACATAGTGGAGTAATTCTTTGCTGACGTTGGGCTATTTTACACgtaggagaaatagatttataatACTTAAATGCTATAGCCAGAACTGACTTTTTTTGTTTATTTAGAAAGTAACAATACAGAATAACAACATATTTTTGATATAGAAGATGTGCACATTATGGTCGAAAGAGATTCAAATATCAATTATTATATCCAGTCTTTATATCGCCCTACCATACACGTAAGATTATTCAAGCAATAGCATTCATTGGTTTCGCCGATAAATAAAGGTAATATGCAACTAATTTattctttaaaaaaatattcttacTGTTCGAGAAAAAAATAGAGCGCACTACTCACTacgacatacatatatatacatatgtatgcacGTTGCAATGATCTACTAAATTTTGCTCACGCAGAATCACACTTTCGATGGAACATAAATATGttcgtaataaaaaaaaaaatgtctaCGTTCATCTTCCACGTATATCATTAAAATGCAATGAAAAAGATGCGGAAGTAATATTGTAAAAAATAATTATGCATTTCTATATATTTACCTATTATCCAATATTTAAAAACAATGCGATAAAAAATTTTTTTCTATAAAGAAACTTTTGAGTAGTCcatgaaatagagatctataATATTTATGAATACAATATACGCATGTAGAAGTCTATTTCATAGGACGATAGCAAATGTTTTTATTCTTGGCATTAGAAAAATACTCTATACTTTTATACTGAAATTTGTAATTATTCATTTAGAAAATGCCGTTCTGATTtccctattttttattttttcttgtCAATTGTACCATTCTCTATATATGTTTGGGCAAAATATACAGACTGAAGGCAGAAAATTGTCTTTCCAACAAATGATTACCTATCTAGCTGGAATTATAATCTCATTATACAGCGTAACATATGAATTACTCCCTTTAGTGTTAAAGTACAAtatattaattttcatttaaGATAAAACAAAATGAAATATAATTGTTAATATAAGACACTGCCTTTTACATATTTGATTTGAACAATAATAAAGTATTATGTGTACTATAATTTATTTTAGTtttgtttatttatttcattagaTGTACGGATTAAATGCTTCAAACGCTATTATTATTaacaatatatttatatatcatACAAAAACATTGTTATAAAATTTGTTAACATTTAATTTTCGTATTACTTTACATCTTTTAAGTATTGCAAAATAATTTACAAATAACTTTATTGTGCATGACATAGGAGGGGATAAATTTATAATTTTTGCTTATAGATCTTAGCAAAAATAGAGTTAGTACAATTTAAAACATTCAACACGCTTATGATGTATCATAACCCTCAGAATTTCAATTAATGTATTCATAAGTCATCATCGCCAATCATGCGAAATGCATTGTTTTCCATAATATCATATTCCAACGTTTGTCTTCCTTGAACGTTGTCAACCACATTGTGTTTAACATTGTTAgcttttttcatttttaccGCTGATAATCTGTCTGCAAGTTTCTTCATAATTGGTTCTGATTTAGAGGGTTGTCGAACGCAATGATTCTGAAAAATAACATATAACGATATAAATAAATGCTATATAAACATTCTTAAGCTAGTATACCTTTTTACTTTCTTCGTGCTCTTCAGCAGACCTTGATCCTATTGTAACACTTTGTCCATCTCTTTTAACATAGGTCCAAGACTTTTCCGATGACTCCTACAAGTAAATCATTTAGTATGTAatacaaatataattttaattagcaACTAATGGTATATTTTATTAACTTGAGTTTTACTGCTACCAACAGTCTTTGATAGCAATTCGTCGATCATAGCTTGCAAGCATACGGACATTAAAATAGCTTGTTCTGAAGTAATTGTAATCCATTGTAACTGTTCTTTAGCTATTAAATATTCGAAAGACAATTCTAAACTAAAATCATCGCTTTCTTCACTCCCTCTTTCAAAACCCTAAAATTAAAGTGAAATGTAATGTACATTAAGTGTAACATTGAATTATCTCTGCtccttatattttataattacttACGTTTTGTAATGTAGTTATACGCCAGCACCGCATTCGCGAGACTTTAAATGCTTCTTCGCGGTGTCCTTCATCATTTAATATACGTATATTTAATTCATTCCTACCTATAGCAACTAATACTTTCGTATCCGCTCGGGGATAATCGCAAGAACATGGAGCAAATTGTACATATCCGTAGTATTTTGAAGCACGTATTATATCCAGAtactaaaataataatatttaaatttctCATGTCCACTTTTCTACTATTTTCCCACATAATTTGTATGCAAGCTTACTTCTCTTTTCTTCCCATTCTTCTGTAAGACACTCAATTGACTATTTAATTCATCTGTAATAGGAATCCAACCTCTTtgaatttctgcaactgcttgAATGTACAATAAATTCAATGCCACCCCATTATTCATCAGTTTCAGATCATATCCCACATCCCAATAATTTTTTCCAAGTACAACTCTACTTCCTATAATGTGTAGATATTTATTTGTTATAAAAGGGGATTCAAAGTCTTGTAATTTTCGTAGTACTGAAAATATAATgtataatga
This sequence is a window from Xylocopa sonorina isolate GNS202 chromosome 6, iyXylSono1_principal, whole genome shotgun sequence. Protein-coding genes within it:
- the Snx17 gene encoding sorting nexin 17 — encoded protein: MHFSIPDTQEFIDASGNTYVGYNIHINGLFHCTVRYKQLYSLHEQLSKDLDISLPSFPPKKFFPLTTNQQDERRLSLEKYIQAIGQNPVVNNSGMLNGFLLNAQQETVGGPSNNEVMDIFLMNGCKITINVSTGDHSGSVLKKIYKHLRLPEQYYCYFALFIVVQDEAHSVHLLRKLQDFESPFITNKYLHIIGSRVVLGKNYWDVGYDLKLMNNGVALNLLYIQAVAEIQRGWIPITDELNSQLSVLQKNGKKREYLDIIRASKYYGYVQFAPCSCDYPRADTKVLVAIGRNELNIRILNDEGHREEAFKVSRMRCWRITTLQNGFERGSEESDDFSLELSFEYLIAKEQLQWITITSEQAILMSVCLQAMIDELLSKTVGSSKTQESSEKSWTYVKRDGQSVTIGSRSAEEHEESKKNHCVRQPSKSEPIMKKLADRLSAVKMKKANNVKHNVVDNVQGRQTLEYDIMENNAFRMIGDDDL
- the Hpo gene encoding serine/threonine-protein kinase hippo isoform X2, which gives rise to MSSKSELKKLSEESLTRQPEEVFDIICKLGEGSYGSVYKALHKESGQVLAIKQVPVDTDLQEIIKEISIMQQCDSPYVVKYYGSYFKNTDLWIVMEYCGAGSVSDIMRLRKKTLQEDEIATILSDTLKGLEYLHLRRKIHRDIKAGNILLNNEGHAKLADFGVAGQLTDTMAKRNTVIGTPFWMAPEVIQEIGYDCVADIWSLGITALEMAEGKPPYGDIHPMRAIFMIPTKPPPSFREPDQWSPEFIDFVSGCLVKNPEERATATELLNHEFIGNAKQPSILSQMIAEAHEIREKQSAHRAHVINNVAIKNQNQTEDSDEEDSSGTMKPLPEDTGTLVPTHDLPDTGTLVSAMLDLGTMVINSDTDTEATMKRHNTGSVESGKKYRPLFLDHFDKKEAPEIGKGNGQIFGAHNQDNDSKLELRSPTESQRFQSHLQLQLNQISHPVQEQPHNNISKFQNVFTERDFDFLKFLSYEELQQRMANLDAEMEREIDELRRRYQTKRQPILDAIDTKRKRQQNF
- the Hpo gene encoding serine/threonine-protein kinase hippo isoform X1; translated protein: MSSKSELKKLSEESLTRQPEEVFDIICKLGEGSYGSVYKALHKESGQVLAIKQVPVDTDLQEIIKEISIMQQCDSPYVVKYYGSYFKNTDLWIVMEYCGAGSVSDIMRLRKKTLQEDEIATILSDTLKGLEYLHLRRKIHRDIKAGNILLNNEGHAKLADFGVAGQLTDTMAKRNTVIGTPFWMAPEVIQEIGYDCVADIWSLGITALEMAEGKPPYGDIHPMRAIFMIPTKPPPSFREPDQWSPEFIDFVSGCLVKNPEERATATELLNHEFIGNAKQPSILSQMIAEAHEIREKQSAHRAHVINNVAIKNQNQTEDSDEEDSSGTMKPLPEDTGTLVPTHDLPDTGTLVSAMLDLGTMVINSDTDTEATMKRHNTGSVESGKKYRPLFLDHFDKKEAPEIGKGNGQIFGAHNQDNDSKLELRSPTESQRFQSHLQLQLNQISHPVQEQPHNNISKFQNVFTERDFDFINNHILQLKFLSYEELQQRMANLDAEMEREIDELRRRYQTKRQPILDAIDTKRKRQQNF